From the Pseudomonadota bacterium genome, the window GGTATCAATGATTCCTTTATCTTCAAATACCTTCAATGTATCCTGCCAAAAAGAAGAGGCATAGAAGCACTGGATAGCGCAGACTTTCACGTAATTTCTGTATTGTTTTCCGGTGTTTCTGCTGTATGTGAATGTGTTGTCTCCGACAGCCAGATGAAGTCCTGTGACAAAGTAATTGCTTTTATTGTTTTTCCATAGATGCCCGGCTTTGATTAAATCGTTGGCAACCTTCGCATAGTCCGTGCTTGTGTATCTTCTGTTCCATAGGAGATACTTGATAGCGGGCCGCATCTCCTTTGATGCCTTGCCATAGTTTTTTGCAAACTTTCCAATCTTGTGACCGAGTTGATCTTCGAGGTCACTAACCTTCTCAAATGTGTCCTTTTTGTTGTTGAAAGTGTAACAGAACAATGACGAAAGGAGACCTTTCAGTTCGAATGCACTCTTGTAGGTCTCTCTACTGGTGACATTTGCTTTCTTAACGAGTTCCTCTAACTTGCCTACATTTGCGATTGCACCTTCATGTGCTGATACATAATCGTCCACAGTTGCTTCCTGCATGGACGCGCTGATTCCATTAACGAAATCCATCGTGTTCCCTCCTTGTTTTTATATTTATATTTGAGAGTTTTTTTGAAAGTGTTCGGAAAATTCCTACTGATTATTATGCTACCTATGTATTAATGATTAGAATATTCGGATTCGGTATGATTCGATATGATTTCAGACTCTTTTTCGTTCCCTCGGGAAAAACTTAGCCGTCATATGCCGCCGTAGGGTATATAAAACGACAAGGATAGCTGCGATGAAACATTTTGGATACATTTCTGAAATATTTCTTTGTTCACTCACGAGCCTACCTCCCTCTGTATGTTTTAATTATTTGAATTTGTATTAATTCCCGATGGTCAAAGAAGTAATACAAATTCATTAGATGAAAATTTGTTTTCCCATTAATTCTTGACATGTACGGCTAAATGCCGTATAGTATTGTAAAGAGCCTTGGATTACAAGGAGGTGTAAATGAATTCAAATACTGCGCGTCTTGAAGCGCGTATCAGCAAAGAACTACATACTACCCTTAAGCGTGCTGCCGAGCTGCAAAATCTTACCATGACTGACTTCATTATTACTGCTGTTCAGGAGGCTGCCCAAAATGCCATCGAACGAACGGAAGTTATCAGACTATCCCTGGCCGACCAGGAACGTTTTGCCCAGGCCCTCATTACGCCTCCCGAGGCTGCTCCCGCATTGAAACGTGCTTTTGCCCGTCACCGCAAACTGATTGCCGAATGATTGAGAAACCGTTTCGGATAATACCACTCGGCAAAGACCACGACAGAGATTTGTTTAATAGCGGATCCAAACCGCTGGACGATTATTTTCGGAAACAAGTTACTCAGGACATAAGAAAAAACGTTACCGCGTGTTTTGTAGCGATTTCGACTAAGGATCACATCGCCGGATACTACACGCTTGCATCGGCGAGTGTGTATCTCGATGATTTGCCCATGAAATACAAAAAGAAGCTGCCCCGCTATCCTACCGTTCCTGTGGTGCGAATGGGGCGACTTGCCGTCGATCAGGGGTTCAGGGGCCAGGGACTCGGTGGAGCGCTGCTGGCCGATGCTCTCAAACGAGTGATTCGCTCTGAGATTGCAGCCTATGCTTTGGTGGTCGATGCCAAGGACAATACGGCTGCGGGTTTTTATCGATACCATGGCTTTCTCGATATAGCCAATAAACCGTTAACCTTGTTTCTGCCCTTGGATACAGTGCCAGTTTAGCCGCGTTCAGATCCCGGCCCACAACGAGAATGCAATGTGGGTAGCCTTTTATTTATGGGTTCTCCGTGTCAGGTATAAATTATCAAAAAATATATCCCAGACAAAAAAGCCACTAACTTTAATTGGTTAGTGGCTTTTTGATGGAACTATCAACACCTTCTCCTACCGGCTTGTATCTGGAAGGGTCCAGATATATTGTTGCGTGGGCGAGAGGACATCTCGTTACTCCCAAAAACCCCGATGCTTATGGAGACCAGTGGAAGAAATGGGATCTCAATACGCTTCCGATAATTCCGGAGAAATTTCAGTATGAAGTAATAAGAGCAACCTCAGATTTACTTAACGGGAGAATTTAAAAGAGTGCGTGCGGCTATATACTGATAAGAGCGTTTTGCACCACGAGGAAAAGAGGTTTTACTACTCTAATTCCATAAAGAAAACCTCTACGTGTAAAATCCGGTCAACCTCGAACACCTAATCCAGAAAAAGTCGAACACCTAATCCCGAAAACCTCTACATTGCCATGTAATCGATTTAATTGAAGATAGATAGCTTATACTTCTTCCGTTTAACTTTGCTTGCATTTCCGGGCACTCCATATTTTTTCACATCAGAAATTTAAAGAACTCTGTGAGGTATGTAAGCACAAATGCTATTGCGTAGAATAATATCGCAACAATGATGTTCGTTTTCTTCCTCACGACCATATATACGAATATAACCAGTGACAGGAACGCGAGGATTTTAAGAAGCGACCCGTGAAGAAAACCTTCGAAGAGCATATTAATAAATCCATCGTACCCTTTGATATTGTCGGGATTAAAAAACTCGTTAAACGGCTTCAACGTGCTCCCCCTCTGACTCTGTCTGATGGGATACCTCTGTCTGATGGGATACCTCAGGAAAGATCAGTTTCACATAGGGATCCGGGACATTCGGTACCATACACTTGTAGTAATCCCCTTCCCTTCTGAGATAGAAGTATCTCTTTTTAAGACGCAGTACCCTCTCCTTGAGGATAACCCGTTCGGTTTCCTCCCTTGATGATACACTCATGTTACCGTTCGGTTTCCTCCCTTGATGATACACTCATGTTACCACCGCCGGTGTTGACAACCTTTCTCCAAACAGTAACCAACGGCGATGAGTCTTCTATGAACCGTGCCGTCCTTTCATCATTTTCGTGCATAAAGACCCATGTATTGATATTATCCATGATGCTTTGAGTTGTATTCTCTCCGACAACTTCATTCATAGACGACATGCTCTGTGTAAAGAAGTGCAGATATACGTTAGCCGCCCTCCCCTTACTGAACATCTCTTCTATTCCGTTGTAAAGTATGTTATGCCCCTCGTCCATATAGATCGATAGAGGGGGATCAAATACCCTTCCCGATGCAAGCACCCTTCCTAACGTACTTTGAATCATTGACATGAGAATCCTTGCAATAACGGAAGCGGTCTTTCTGGCGAGAAGACTGCCAGTATTGCATATCAGAATAACTCTTTTCCCTTCTTCAAGTCTCTTGATGAATGCATTCTTGTATGTCTTGCCGATGATTTGCCCGGTCGTTGATGATGTTAACTGCGCAAGGACAGTTCCCAGTGATGATGATACCTTTGAAAAAAAATCCTGGGGATACTGAGTGATGTGAAAGACCGCTGTCAGAGCATCATCTATCATGTTTCTCACTTTTATATCAGGATTATTTCTGAGCATTTTCAGGCTTTCGACAAAATCGAGCATTGCCTTGTACGTAATCCTCTCTTTTACATCCGACAGGTTGATGAGCGGTTTTTCGCCTTTTGCCAGGAATTTCGCGATGAGTCCCGTAATGATGACCGTCGTGATATTTGTCGCAATATTCTCGAAGAACTCTTCACGTGAGCGGATACCCGAGACGATATGGTGAATCAATTCATCAGGAATATAGTAATATGCCAAAGGATCGATCTTGACCGATGCATCGGGATAGATAGGCGATCTGAACATCAATTCATCGAGACGACCCGACTCGGCAGCAGACTGTATTACCGTGGCGATAAGACTATCATCACCTTTGGGGTCGAACAGGACGACACTTCCGCCGGACAGGATATCCTGATATATGAGATGCGCCATAAATCGCGTTTTCCCTGCTCCGGTCGTGCCGAAACATCCGAAATGCCCTCCCCGGATGTTGTCTGGAAGATACTGCCCCCCTAACCTGGTAAAGTTCTGTTGAATCGGGAGCTTTACCCCATCGCCCAGGTATAGACCCTTTTGGTGCTGAGGCTGTATCTTGCCCTGTTCATTGATATTATAAAGTTCAGAAAGATCAGTGGGTGAGGCTTTCATTTATTCTCCTCTTCTGCTCATTGTCTTGTAAGAGTATTACTGAAAGTAAAAGTCCTCGAACATCCCTGACGGTTCACACTTACATTTTTCTTGCACTGGGATATTTTCTGACATATAATCTTACCAGTAAGACGCAGAAAAGGAGACAGTATGGCAGAAATGGCAACAACGAAGATGTCGTCCAAGGGACAGGTGGTCATTCCCGAGATCATACGGAAACAACTCAACCTCAAAGCGGGATCGCAGTTCGTTGTCATAGGCAAAGATGACTTGCTCATCCTGAAGACAATAACCGAACCCGACCCGGACACATTTGAGGCATTAATAGCAAGTGCCCGGCAAGAGGCAATAAAATCAGGCTTACGTCCGTCTGACATCAAGAAGTCCATTCTCAAGGCGTGTACACCGTCTTGAAGGTCATCCTCGACACAAACGTCTTTATCTCCGGAGTTTATTTCGGTGGCTATCCCCATCATGGAGCAACAACAGACTCATCCTGATCGTTTCAGGGGAAATACTTGACGAATATGGAAAGATTGACAAAATGCTTACCAATACCCCTTATCAATCTTGAACCCATGCTCAAGTTTGTCATGGCAAACGCGGTGATCGTAAAAGCCGCAAAACTTCACCAACCCGTTTGTGACGATCTGACCTGCCCTCAAAGCGATAAAATACTTTATTTATGGCTACAATGTAGCTATAATAAAACAAGAGGAGGTGACAATTTATGTCGGATACTAACACAGTAGTACGTTCCCGGATAGACCCTATGGTCAAGAACGAAGCTTCAAAAATCTTACGATCTATGGGGTTAACCTTGAGCGATGGAATTCGATTGTTTTTGCATCAGACAGTAGCACAAAAAAAGTTGCCGTTTTCAGTAAAAACCCCGAATTCTGTCACAATCCAAGCGATGGAATCTGCGGATCGAGAAGAAGGAGAACAAACAACTATTGAGCAGATTTCTAAAGATTGGGATGCCTCGTGCGAACGATAGTTCAGACATCCCAATTCAAAACTGATCTCAAGAAAATTGCTAAGTCACGGAAACATAACAAGAACGATTTTCTTGCTGTTCTTGAGCTTCTGGTAAACGAGAGTCCACTTCCCTCTAAGTATCGGGATCACGATCTTGGTGAAAAATGGAAGCACCAAAGGGAATGCCATATAAAACCGGATTGGCTGTTGATATATCGACTTGAAAATGAAAGGTTGTGCCTGGTTCGTACCGGTTCACATGCCGAGCTTTTTGTCAAATAAAGCCTTGAACATTTTGTCTACTTAATAGGGTACGACAACGATTCATTCATTTTGGGGTTATAAGGGTCATCAATAGAATTCTCATTGAGGGTATTACTAAGATTATTTGTGATAAAAACCCACTCAGGCCTGGCCCTTTTGATTCCTGATCAATGCCCACGGATCTTGCCTCTTAAAGGAAGAAACCAGAATATGCAGGAACAGAAAACAAGCCTTCGAAACATTACGTATTTCAAACCGTATTCAATAAGCCCTCTCAAATATGTATGGCGAGGATAAGTTAGTGGCTTTTTTTATTGTCCCTTCCAAATGCGATCATCAAGCGCAAAATGTTCCGGACCATCAACGGTAATCACCGGATCAGAATGCTTCCCTAACTCGACCGATCTCTTGACAATAGTATCAAATTGTGATACTATTAAACATGAGCAAGCACCGGAAAATATTTGAGGCAATATTTCAGGAACCTGTGCTATCAAATATCCTCTGGTCTGATATTGAGGCAATACTAACGCTACTTGGAGCGCAGATAAGCGAAGGACGAGGTTCTCGTATAAGGATAGCATTAAGAGGAGTGAGAGCAACATTCCACAGACCTCATCCACAAAAAGAGACCGACAGGGGAGCTGTAAAATCTATACGCAGATTTCTCCGGGAAGCAGGAGTAAAACATGATGACTTATAAAGGATATTTCGGAAAAGTTGAATTCGATGACGAAGCGATGTTGTTTCATGGGGAAATCATCGGTATAAGAGATGTGGTAACATTCCAGGGGAAAACCGTCGATGAAATTCAAAAAGCTTTTCATGATTCGGTAGAAGATTATCTGGATTTTTGCAGGGAGAGAAACGAAGAACCGGACAAACCTTTTTCAGGTAAATTTGTGGTGAGGGTTTCCCCTGAAACACATCGCAAGCTTTTTATGTCGGCAAAAAAAGCCGGACAGAGCATCAATGCTTGGCTCAACGAAAATATTGTCAGGATTATACCATAGGATTTTTATGGCGTTTAATGGTGAAAATTTGCATTGTGCTTAATGTTGACATAAAATAGTATTGGCTGTAAAGTGACATTCTCTCCCATATGAATAGGGAAGCATCCAAGTGATTGAGATTCAGAAGGTTTCGACTCAAGCGCCAACTCCGATCTGTTGAAGATGGTTACTGGTTTTGTCTTTCAATGTAGGTTTCCCACCATTGGTATTTCTTCCCACCTGATGTAAGGAATGGCGCTTCACAGAGGACTCTAAAGCCGGGTTGCCCTGACTCACACGAACCGCTTTCGCTGTACCGTGCTTCGAACTCTCCACGCCTGCAGACATCCTGCCCGGATGCCCATTATACAACGTCGGGCTGATTGTCCCGAACGCTATAAGCTGAATGATATTTGCCGACACATGATCTCGATTGGCTACCAGACCACACGTCGGACAAATGTGAATGCGGTCTTTCAGCGTCTTTGGTACTGATGCACCGCATACGCAGGTCTGGCTGTTGCCGCCGATGCCGGGACGGTTGGTCGGTGTTGTGTGGTAGCGCCTGCCCAACTTCGAGCACAGCAACTGCTTTTGCTTCGCAATGGCCCTGTCCGAGGCGACTTTCGCTTGCCTGCGGTTTCGGATCATGAACTTGACGCCATGCTCTTCCACGGCAAACTCACTGTACTTTGATGCAATCTCCGATGCTATTTTTTTGTGGTGGTAATCCCGGATGTTCTCGATTCGGGTGTGGATCTTCGCAACAACCATAATTTGTTTTTTCAGGCGGTTTGAGTAGGGCATTTCTTTGAGCTTAGGAGGTTTTGCGCCTGCTGCCTTCGCTGCTTGCACAGCCTCTGCATAAGCCTTTTTCCTTGCCTCGAACTGCCTGGACAGTTTCTTTTGGGCGGTACGCAGCTTCGATTGGTTCTGCGTAAAGGAGCGGGGCGGATCGTGCTTTTTGCCGCTGGCTTCCGTAAGGAGGGATGTGAGCCCCGGATCTCCGCCGCAACATTGGCGAGAATCGTCCTTCGAGGGAAGAGACACCTGATCCTTTTCCTGAATCATGGCTACGACGATAACCCACCAATGACCTTGCATCCACTTCACGGTGACGGTCTTCTTTGTACCGCGAATCTTCCTGTGGTCTCGTACACAGAAGTCACCCAAACCGGAAAGGTGGATCTTACCGTTGCGAATGAACGCTGCCGATCCATATTGCGGATAAGTGAAGCTGCGATAACGCTTCTCGTCTATAACATTCGGAGGATGAACGTCCTTCCTGCCTTCCTTGATGGCGTCGAAGAACCGCTTGTAACCTTCGTCAACCCGAACAGCCACGTTTTGGCGCACCTGGCTGTGCAGCTTCCCCCAGGCAACGGCTTGCTTTGCATACAGCTTTACCGCCTCGTATTGGTCAGATCGATTCAGGTAATGAAGTTTTTTCTCTCCCTGCCGCTTCTCTTCCTTACATTGGACGCGGTTCTGCAATCGGTCCTCAGCCAGCGTATTCCGCAAAAGACAGCACGAATGCAACGTGTCAAACAGCTTGTCGCCTTCGGATGGCGTTACATCCAAGCGGAAACGATAGGCACGCGATACCATCGAATGCTTCGCCTTCCGAACCCTACTCTTTCTCTTCTTGTCCATCAATGTATCCCCTGACAACATCCGCCGACATATCTCCTACTGTGCCTACATAATAACTGGGATTCCAAAGATGGTCTCCCATCCTTTTCTTCAACTCAGGAAACGACACAAAAAGTTTCCTGGCTGAAATCCCCTTGATCCACTTTACCAGATCCGAAACAGGAACATGAGGTGCAGCAGAAACAAACAGGTGTACGTGATCAAGCCCCATCTCAATGGCGCCAGTCTCGAATCCCTTCTCAGCGCCTGTTGCTGCCACAATCGCCTTCAATGCTTCTTCTACCTTCGGCACAAGCACCTTCTTGCGGTACTTCGTGCAAAATACTATGTGGTAGCCGATACTAAATACGCATGTCCTGTGGTGTACTGTCTTCATATGTATATGGTAGCATATATTACGATTATTTGCAAACAAAATCTTATAGTACTAAATAACACATGGTAAGGACCAAACGCTTTCATCCCTCCTTTGAAAAGGAAGGAATTCCCGCTTTATTTCTTAAGACGTGAGAGGAGAGAGATTTTGGACATTATGAATACTTTCAACCCCCACATGAGTGGGGAATGAGACTCAGGAATGTGCACAATATTTGATTGAACATCCCCCTTTCAACCCCCACATGCGTGGGGAATGAGACTCCTGAATGTGCACAATATTTGATTGAACATCTCCCTTTCAACCCCCACATGCGTGGGGAATGAGACAATTCTGTCCCCACTACGGCGGCTAATTCTAATTGCTTTCAACCCCCACATGCGTGGGGAATGAGACAGCGCACTGGTTCTTCACAATAAGCTTAAAATCTTCCTCAAAAACTCATAACATCTTGATTTATAACAATCTTGAACATCCCTGTGTTTTACTGTAAACTATAGGTTCGTAAAGATGTTAAGCATCCCGAACCCCAAACCTTTGGAATGGCCTATTCCCTTTGTCAGAGCCGTTTTAAAACGGCTGACATCTTTTACCTGACACATTCCGGTAACAAAAACAGATGAAAGTGTAATCTTATACTCTTTTTTTATGGAAATGCGAGGCCCTTCGGTACTATAGATAAACTCTGCAATCATCCCTGCATCTTCCAATTTATGATTGATCCAGTCTCGAAGCCTGTTTTGTTCAACCGGGTATCGTTTACCTTTCTCATCGATCCTCTTGGTTACTACTGGATTCAACCGGGCGGTAAACAAAAATTCGGATCCGCAGTCAATTGAATCGAGAAAAGTAGAAATTTGCCCTGTAATCACCGCTGAATGATGTATCGTAGGCGCTTTGGTACTTAAAACAACTGTCTCAAACTTCCCTCTCTGAAAGAGAATATCATCTTGATCGAAAATGTTTTTTAATTTTTGATGAACCTGGTAATCATCGCCGGCAATGTCATAAATTCTGGTCAAATAATTCATGCCGCACCACCTCTCTGAATCGGCGCTTCAATGACCGGCTCAGCATCAAAAACGAGATTTTCCGACCACTCCTCTATTCCCTCGATATAAGCAAGACCGCCCTCAAGAATAGTTGCGACACCGCAACCTTTTGACAAGCGAGATATAAGTTCATCATTTAACGGAACAAAGATAGTCCCCGATATTTTATTTATATTCTCAGGCCCGGAATTGACCATCTGAATATTAAGTTTACTTCCAACCCCTGCGTGGAAGGTTATTGATTCTTTGTTTGCTTTGGGATCGATGATATTGACTAAAGCCTTGCGTTGAGCCTTAATGCACTTTTGACAGAAATGCTGAACGCGGGACAAATCGTAATTATTATGAAGAATCTCGATTGCCCGATGAGCGGAAATAGTATGCGTAACATTTTTATCGCCAGTTATACTCTTTACCGTATCAATGAAATCATTCAATAATGCCTCGCCTAACAATCTTTCAAGCCGCGCCCAATAAAGCAAACCTCCTTTGATTTGAACAGGCGCTCCTCCCAAGAAGTAAACAATCTTTGAGGTCTGCCATGAATCTTTCACAGTCTTCCGAGCAGTCATCATTTCCCTGCTTTCATATCTGTCACGTTCATCGCAAGGTGTATCAATGATGACCCGCGCCTTTTTGGCAGCTTCCTGTATTGATAAATCAGGTTTCAACAGGGTCTTGCGGATCGTGGGCACTGGTCGTTCCCCCATAAGGACATGTAAAACATTGGATACATGCCGCCAATCAAATTTCCTGGCGGGGATTTGCATAACAGGGGCCTCTTTCCGTTTTGTCTTCCCATCAAGATCGTACATTTTATCGGAAGACCAACGAGTATCAGGAAAGATGCCTGCATTGATAAATTTAATCAGCAGAGCTTTTTGTGGCATCCTTTTTCTCCTTCTTAGCTTTGGCCTTCTTATCCTTAGATTCTTTTTTGACTTCTTTCGCCTTCGCCATTTGGGCAGCCATATCTTCCATCAGTGATTCCGCTTTTTCCTTTGATACCTTGCTGAAGGCAACCACTATTTCTTCAGGTTTAAGCTTGATGTCATCTACTTTTCTAACGAGGTTCCAACCAGCTTCATCATCCATTTTATCCGTGATCGGGTCATGCACAAATTTAATCTGTAAGCTGGAAAGATTCGCATACCCGCTGGCATTTCTGGTAATTGTCAAGGACAATAACCGTTTGAAAAATTCGTTCACAAGGAGAGTAGTCTGATCTTGATTTAAAAGAACGCCTTCTTCGGGAACAGCATTCACTGCACTGTTAATCATATAGAAACCAGGATCATTGACTTTGCTTCCAACTGAGTTTTCAAGATGTGGCCTGTACAGGCTCTTAAA encodes:
- a CDS encoding DUF1778 domain-containing protein; the protein is MNSNTARLEARISKELHTTLKRAAELQNLTMTDFIITAVQEAAQNAIERTEVIRLSLADQERFAQALITPPEAAPALKRAFARHRKLIAE
- a CDS encoding GNAT family N-acetyltransferase, whose product is MIEKPFRIIPLGKDHDRDLFNSGSKPLDDYFRKQVTQDIRKNVTACFVAISTKDHIAGYYTLASASVYLDDLPMKYKKKLPRYPTVPVVRMGRLAVDQGFRGQGLGGALLADALKRVIRSEIAAYALVVDAKDNTAAGFYRYHGFLDIANKPLTLFLPLDTVPV
- a CDS encoding TraM recognition domain-containing protein, giving the protein MKASPTDLSELYNINEQGKIQPQHQKGLYLGDGVKLPIQQNFTRLGGQYLPDNIRGGHFGCFGTTGAGKTRFMAHLIYQDILSGGSVVLFDPKGDDSLIATVIQSAAESGRLDELMFRSPIYPDASVKIDPLAYYYIPDELIHHIVSGIRSREEFFENIATNITTVIITGLIAKFLAKGEKPLINLSDVKERITYKAMLDFVESLKMLRNNPDIKVRNMIDDALTAVFHITQYPQDFFSKVSSSLGTVLAQLTSSTTGQIIGKTYKNAFIKRLEEGKRVILICNTGSLLARKTASVIARILMSMIQSTLGRVLASGRVFDPPLSIYMDEGHNILYNGIEEMFSKGRAANVYLHFFTQSMSSMNEVVGENTTQSIMDNINTWVFMHENDERTARFIEDSSPLVTVWRKVVNTGGGNMSVSSREETER
- a CDS encoding AbrB/MazE/SpoVT family DNA-binding domain-containing protein, producing MAEMATTKMSSKGQVVIPEIIRKQLNLKAGSQFVVIGKDDLLILKTITEPDPDTFEALIASARQEAIKSGLRPSDIKKSILKACTPS
- a CDS encoding type II toxin-antitoxin system RelB/DinJ family antitoxin, with the protein product MSDTNTVVRSRIDPMVKNEASKILRSMGLTLSDGIRLFLHQTVAQKKLPFSVKTPNSVTIQAMESADREEGEQTTIEQISKDWDASCER
- a CDS encoding type II toxin-antitoxin system YafQ family toxin — protein: MRTIVQTSQFKTDLKKIAKSRKHNKNDFLAVLELLVNESPLPSKYRDHDLGEKWKHQRECHIKPDWLLIYRLENERLCLVRTGSHAELFVK
- a CDS encoding type II toxin-antitoxin system HicA family toxin; its protein translation is MSKHRKIFEAIFQEPVLSNILWSDIEAILTLLGAQISEGRGSRIRIALRGVRATFHRPHPQKETDRGAVKSIRRFLREAGVKHDDL
- a CDS encoding type II toxin-antitoxin system HicB family antitoxin; translated protein: MMTYKGYFGKVEFDDEAMLFHGEIIGIRDVVTFQGKTVDEIQKAFHDSVEDYLDFCRERNEEPDKPFSGKFVVRVSPETHRKLFMSAKKAGQSINAWLNENIVRIIP
- a CDS encoding transposase, translating into MDKKRKSRVRKAKHSMVSRAYRFRLDVTPSEGDKLFDTLHSCCLLRNTLAEDRLQNRVQCKEEKRQGEKKLHYLNRSDQYEAVKLYAKQAVAWGKLHSQVRQNVAVRVDEGYKRFFDAIKEGRKDVHPPNVIDEKRYRSFTYPQYGSAAFIRNGKIHLSGLGDFCVRDHRKIRGTKKTVTVKWMQGHWWVIVVAMIQEKDQVSLPSKDDSRQCCGGDPGLTSLLTEASGKKHDPPRSFTQNQSKLRTAQKKLSRQFEARKKAYAEAVQAAKAAGAKPPKLKEMPYSNRLKKQIMVVAKIHTRIENIRDYHHKKIASEIASKYSEFAVEEHGVKFMIRNRRQAKVASDRAIAKQKQLLCSKLGRRYHTTPTNRPGIGGNSQTCVCGASVPKTLKDRIHICPTCGLVANRDHVSANIIQLIAFGTISPTLYNGHPGRMSAGVESSKHGTAKAVRVSQGNPALESSVKRHSLHQVGRNTNGGKPTLKDKTSNHLQQIGVGA
- the tnpA gene encoding IS200/IS605 family transposase gives rise to the protein MKTVHHRTCVFSIGYHIVFCTKYRKKVLVPKVEEALKAIVAATGAEKGFETGAIEMGLDHVHLFVSAAPHVPVSDLVKWIKGISARKLFVSFPELKKRMGDHLWNPSYYVGTVGDMSADVVRGYIDGQEEKE
- the cas6e gene encoding type I-E CRISPR-associated protein Cas6/Cse3/CasE, which translates into the protein MNYLTRIYDIAGDDYQVHQKLKNIFDQDDILFQRGKFETVVLSTKAPTIHHSAVITGQISTFLDSIDCGSEFLFTARLNPVVTKRIDEKGKRYPVEQNRLRDWINHKLEDAGMIAEFIYSTEGPRISIKKEYKITLSSVFVTGMCQVKDVSRFKTALTKGIGHSKGLGFGMLNIFTNL